The following proteins are encoded in a genomic region of Herpetosiphonaceae bacterium:
- a CDS encoding right-handed parallel beta-helix repeat-containing protein encodes MDWRHKFDPTRFRPDLLLARARRLSNIRALGEQVISVRRLGMRGEFIVPLAALVILAGALILSALTPDPAQTPQVGEAPSATGSATPPLTTTATAVAGYPFSSSSPSATIGGTEPFASPIPDITSTATLSNTIVAIGPDSGTGYPGPGDVPQPIGPPPGGGVPPSDSSGFNPPPGDPITVPTPALIQPTFAPPVSSYPSPPNNPRPPQPAQNNPQPPRGAPNPSPTPAPTDGLVTTPTTTGTDTALTPGTTQQPVQPTAVPTSPITPTPEPTPVPPTPTARPAEVLTGNVRWTAANSPVVLQKDHALAAGSSLTIDPGVEVRFAPGVQLTIGGALRAQGTASAPVRFVGTAGRWEGIVGTQGSSIILDQVQVRQAGQSGTAVSSTGGALVIRNASFADNGGGIVALGSMLDLRNTQIFGNAIGGPAVNVRLPGRSEVNIVNTIVGGNGTPSGAPQVLLTGEQTAGPITVSGNLFVGGAGAGVTINTSAPLTGSIRCNGFSGGTVGLQLAARRPDTAGFNLAIDNNAFEQQTTYGATGTLAFNLTNNWWSDPSGPHDVGRNPQGRGVPVGVNLQFQPWLTGRPACAPTR; translated from the coding sequence ATGGATTGGCGACATAAATTTGATCCCACGCGCTTTCGCCCAGACCTTCTGCTGGCGCGAGCGCGACGTTTGAGCAATATTCGGGCACTCGGAGAGCAGGTTATATCAGTCCGGCGGCTTGGTATGCGCGGCGAGTTTATCGTGCCGCTGGCCGCGCTCGTGATCCTGGCAGGCGCGCTAATCCTCAGCGCGCTTACGCCCGATCCCGCACAAACGCCGCAGGTAGGCGAAGCTCCAAGCGCCACTGGCTCGGCGACTCCGCCGCTCACAACGACGGCAACGGCAGTGGCGGGCTATCCCTTTTCCAGCAGCAGCCCATCCGCCACAATCGGCGGCACCGAGCCGTTCGCCAGTCCCATACCAGACATTACCTCGACGGCAACGTTGAGCAACACGATTGTCGCGATCGGGCCGGATAGCGGAACGGGCTATCCCGGTCCGGGCGACGTGCCGCAGCCGATCGGCCCGCCTCCAGGCGGGGGCGTGCCGCCGTCCGATAGCAGCGGCTTCAATCCACCGCCCGGCGATCCTATTACGGTCCCGACTCCGGCGCTGATCCAGCCGACGTTTGCGCCGCCGGTTAGCTCGTATCCGTCTCCGCCCAACAACCCGCGCCCTCCGCAGCCGGCGCAGAATAATCCACAGCCGCCGCGCGGCGCGCCCAATCCGTCTCCAACGCCAGCGCCAACGGATGGCTTGGTGACGACGCCGACAACGACGGGCACCGACACGGCGCTGACACCCGGCACTACGCAGCAGCCCGTGCAGCCTACCGCCGTGCCCACGAGCCCGATAACGCCGACGCCAGAGCCGACGCCTGTTCCGCCGACGCCAACGGCGCGACCTGCGGAAGTCTTGACCGGCAACGTGCGCTGGACGGCAGCCAACAGCCCGGTTGTCCTACAAAAAGATCATGCGCTTGCGGCTGGCTCATCGCTGACGATCGATCCGGGCGTCGAAGTGCGCTTTGCGCCGGGCGTGCAGCTCACCATCGGCGGCGCGCTGCGGGCACAAGGCACTGCGTCTGCTCCCGTCCGCTTTGTCGGCACAGCAGGTCGTTGGGAAGGCATTGTCGGAACGCAGGGTAGCTCGATTATCCTCGATCAGGTTCAGGTTCGTCAAGCGGGACAATCGGGCACTGCGGTGAGCAGCACCGGCGGCGCGCTGGTAATCCGAAATGCATCGTTCGCGGATAACGGCGGCGGTATCGTCGCGCTCGGCAGTATGCTCGACCTGCGCAACACGCAGATCTTCGGCAATGCGATCGGCGGTCCCGCAGTGAATGTGCGGCTGCCAGGCCGCAGTGAGGTCAACATCGTCAATACGATCGTCGGCGGCAACGGCACACCCAGCGGCGCGCCCCAGGTGCTGCTGACGGGCGAGCAGACAGCCGGGCCGATCACGGTATCAGGGAACTTATTTGTCGGCGGTGCCGGTGCTGGCGTCACCATCAACACCAGCGCACCTCTGACAGGCTCGATCCGCTGTAATGGATTCAGCGGGGGCACAGTCGGCTTGCAGCTTGCTGCCAGACGGCCAGATACAGCCGGGTTCAATCTCGCCATTGACAACAACGCCTTCGAGCAGCAAACCACCTATGGCGCGACGGGCACGTTAGCGTTCAATCTAACCAACAACTGGTGGAGCGATCCGTCCGGCCCGCACGACGTAGGGCGTAATCCACAGGGGCGTGGTGTACCCGTGGGAGTCAATCTTCAATTCCAGCCCTGGCTAACGGGCCGTCCGGCCTGCGCGCCAACTCGATAA
- the glpX gene encoding class II fructose-bisphosphatase, translating into MKIERNIGFELVRATEAAALRAGRWMGRGEKNEADQAAVDAMRYALDNVDMDGIVVIGEGEKDEAPMLYIGEQLGNGRPPRVDIAVDPVEGTTLLAEGMPGAIAVVSIAERGSLFATPGIMYMEKIAVGEAAAGAIDITASVGENIRQVARALKKDVDDVTVVILDRPRHKQMIQEIRETGARIKMILHGDVAAGVMTSMEHAPADILMGIGGAPEAVVTACALKCIGGEIQCRLWPRNDQERRIVEEQRIDIARVYTTSDLCQGEDVHFAATGITTGELLRGVQYFGWGATTHSMVMRSRSGTSRFIEASHRWDKLMRISSLPFDQRNGSESE; encoded by the coding sequence ATGAAGATCGAGCGTAACATTGGCTTTGAATTGGTGCGCGCTACCGAAGCGGCTGCGCTGCGCGCCGGGCGTTGGATGGGCCGGGGCGAGAAAAACGAGGCCGATCAGGCTGCGGTCGATGCGATGCGCTATGCCCTGGACAACGTCGATATGGATGGCATCGTCGTCATCGGCGAGGGCGAGAAGGACGAGGCGCCCATGCTCTATATCGGCGAGCAGCTCGGCAACGGCAGGCCGCCCAGGGTGGATATTGCAGTTGATCCGGTCGAAGGCACGACGCTGCTGGCGGAAGGCATGCCGGGCGCGATTGCGGTCGTATCGATTGCCGAGCGTGGCTCGCTCTTTGCTACACCCGGCATCATGTACATGGAAAAGATCGCGGTGGGCGAGGCCGCCGCCGGCGCGATCGACATCACGGCGTCCGTCGGAGAGAACATCAGGCAGGTCGCCAGGGCACTAAAAAAAGATGTCGACGACGTGACCGTCGTGATCCTGGATCGTCCGCGTCATAAGCAGATGATCCAGGAGATTCGCGAGACGGGCGCGCGCATCAAAATGATCTTGCACGGCGATGTCGCCGCCGGGGTGATGACTTCCATGGAGCATGCGCCAGCCGATATTTTGATGGGCATCGGCGGCGCGCCTGAGGCTGTCGTGACGGCGTGCGCGCTCAAATGCATCGGCGGTGAGATCCAATGTCGGCTCTGGCCGCGTAATGATCAGGAGCGCCGGATCGTCGAAGAGCAGCGGATCGACATCGCGCGTGTGTACACGACAAGCGACCTCTGCCAGGGCGAGGATGTGCATTTCGCGGCGACCGGAATCACCACCGGTGAATTATTACGAGGAGTACAATATTTTGGCTGGGGCGCGACGACACACTCGATGGTCATGCGCTCGCGAAGCGGCACCTCACGATTTATCGAGGCCAGCCATCGCTGGGATAAGCTGATGCGTATCTCGTCTCTGCCGTTCGATCAGCGCAACGGGTCCGAGAGCGAATAG
- a CDS encoding glucosaminidase domain-containing protein translates to MTRLQQIVIGFVALTVIFWLMPAAPGSVISTASGLPDAFNPVGKSQSILAAAALPITSNRGGLSVLGAPTITVEQIEAVLAEYNSPARGHGQEIYDLGVKYGINPAICLAFFIHESSAGTNPAWAGRKPDGSTTHNIGNIICTEGWRCYGRFRDYDNWSQGIEDWYKLIRGLYIDEWKRSTVEDIIPKYAPAADNNNEGAYIQSVKNLVQSWQGK, encoded by the coding sequence ATGACACGCCTTCAGCAGATCGTGATCGGCTTTGTAGCGCTCACCGTCATCTTTTGGCTGATGCCTGCGGCTCCTGGCAGTGTCATATCCACCGCCAGCGGCCTGCCTGATGCATTTAACCCGGTCGGTAAATCCCAGTCGATTCTCGCCGCCGCTGCCCTGCCGATCACGAGCAATAGAGGCGGCCTGTCGGTGCTGGGAGCGCCAACGATAACCGTGGAGCAGATCGAGGCTGTTCTGGCCGAGTATAACTCTCCGGCGCGCGGCCACGGCCAGGAGATCTACGATCTGGGCGTCAAGTACGGCATCAATCCCGCGATCTGTCTCGCCTTCTTCATCCACGAATCCAGCGCGGGCACCAATCCGGCGTGGGCCGGTCGGAAGCCAGACGGCAGCACCACTCATAACATTGGCAATATTATTTGTACCGAGGGGTGGCGCTGCTACGGGCGTTTCCGCGATTATGACAACTGGAGCCAGGGCATCGAAGACTGGTATAAGCTGATCCGGGGGCTGTATATCGATGAGTGGAAGCGCTCAACCGTCGAAGACATCATCCCCAAGTACGCGCCTGCCGCCGACAACAACAACGAGGGCGCGTACATCCAGAGCGTCAAGAACCTGGTGCAAAGCTGGCAGGGAAAGTAG
- a CDS encoding M23 family metallopeptidase yields the protein MNFELGSGHRIPSWLAIAAALLAIWFFFGSSSSGTVISSWSGDGNVAAQSAVGALKAQQPGLTGLFSKQAAQGAGLAADSHPQDMPWGNPTDTKSAVMTQGYGVGSHAPAAVWGGVDIAIDGNGDGDADPQGSMGAPLYATMSGVIELNPNSMPAGNHLWIKNEHYKVGYGHLRDFAVQDGQTVKRGDLIGYMGSTGQSSGPHLHYHVWKDGVNVNPLEYGALP from the coding sequence ATGAACTTTGAACTTGGTAGCGGGCATCGTATACCGTCGTGGCTAGCTATCGCTGCCGCGCTGCTGGCGATCTGGTTCTTCTTTGGAAGCAGCTCCTCCGGCACCGTAATCAGCAGTTGGAGCGGCGACGGCAATGTTGCCGCCCAAAGCGCGGTCGGCGCGCTCAAAGCGCAGCAACCAGGGCTGACGGGTCTTTTCAGCAAGCAAGCCGCGCAAGGTGCCGGCTTAGCAGCAGACTCGCATCCGCAGGATATGCCCTGGGGCAATCCCACCGACACAAAAAGCGCGGTCATGACCCAGGGCTACGGCGTCGGGTCGCACGCGCCGGCTGCGGTGTGGGGCGGCGTCGATATCGCGATCGACGGCAACGGCGATGGAGATGCCGATCCACAGGGATCGATGGGCGCGCCACTCTACGCGACGATGAGCGGCGTGATCGAGCTTAATCCCAACTCGATGCCCGCCGGAAATCACCTGTGGATCAAGAACGAGCACTACAAAGTGGGCTACGGCCACCTCAGAGACTTTGCAGTACAGGACGGTCAGACCGTCAAGCGCGGCGACCTGATTGGCTACATGGGCTCGACCGGACAGTCGAGCGGTCCGCACCTGCACTACCACGTCTGGAAAGATGGCGTTAATGTCAATCCGCTTGAGTACGGCGCGCTGCCATAG
- a CDS encoding N-acetylmuramoyl-L-alanine amidase: MIRHALRSISALVFLACALILLSVAHAETTTSDLKPAVSIIAQDAFHRSADQSAASGSEVVETDRIATSQTFMYMMLRWQAAQPAAALLKLEVRSSADGSGWSAWRDVQESDDPPDPSEPADTHWSDIIYTDVARFYQLRITRTPGSDGALPTFGAIQVHTVDARIDSAALAVPTSDGAVSPMGIARPAYISRTGWGNPQGEYAPNAPPAYYTANHLVVHHTADSNTLGPNEPNWATRVRAIWSFHTYSRGWGDIGYNWLIDPNGVIYAGRAGSTDLSRDAVGFHDTANYGSMGVSMIGTYTTVTPTTAAQNSLVDLLSWKASQRNIDPLGSSWYYGCSRSNYCAPFNSGSVVLNIAGHRQVTPGHTTCPGDKGMEVLTSVRQRVYQRLHGGGSDNGDAVIDELETSFTSAGSWHDRSCGYAGHTYWTYATNGSEGVASTNWGVWRPNLPHTGQYKVLVHIPQGCAIASPPYATTNARYEVRYAGGTTTKVVDQNTAQEWVELGVFQFDAGTGGSVKLTDLTSEPFSARKVVFFDAVQWVYQPPPPPQASAQLLSATVRTTSVGVGEVVPVEFTVKNTGTVTLETQGPDSGATDDIAGGWVYDEAECFAGGSSYPAYPKEPKRLRLTLGFASGSPTVPTDCSTGDGGYPWRWGVGWPIQPGETRTIIGYVRFRTPGTYTFKANLVNEFVKYYGSDGNGADRTTAAVTVTPERRAPEPIRLDNAYKSQASVYQLIPTPDSLLARTVNPLSIIEGSYIGAFTWDGSDQNWAGAGPLGQTERFVVRQVRAFYVPASGTYRFRVTSDDGAWLWVDGREVVRNEGLHPTSSKEGSVYLATGLHTLAVKFFENAGEAYAGYSWQPPGAAEFTTVPAPSGAIYDGTRFGGGQQLVLAADDLGGSGIRTMRYWIDGGGEQQSASGRVPISLGDGSHTIVYQAEDNNGNSGYQRTMTMTVDATPPDSAVDTSARSTGIVEVYLSSNASDLAQFELQVRDRTDGTTRLYKTGQRQMLFFGMSGHTYEFRVRASDGLNWSAFPSSPQATETIAEASYPMIYTPSISR, from the coding sequence ATGATTCGTCATGCACTCCGGTCGATCAGCGCGCTCGTTTTTTTGGCCTGCGCGCTGATTCTGCTCAGTGTTGCTCATGCGGAGACAACAACGAGCGACCTGAAGCCTGCCGTGTCCATCATCGCCCAGGATGCCTTTCACCGTAGCGCCGACCAGAGCGCTGCCAGCGGTAGCGAGGTCGTCGAAACCGATCGGATTGCCACGTCGCAGACATTCATGTATATGATGCTGCGCTGGCAGGCCGCTCAGCCAGCCGCAGCGTTGCTTAAGCTCGAAGTGCGTAGCAGCGCCGACGGGAGCGGCTGGTCTGCGTGGCGCGACGTTCAAGAGAGCGATGATCCGCCCGATCCCAGCGAGCCGGCAGATACCCACTGGAGCGACATCATCTACACCGATGTTGCGCGCTTCTATCAACTGCGGATCACACGCACGCCGGGTTCGGATGGCGCACTGCCGACCTTCGGCGCGATCCAGGTTCATACCGTCGACGCCCGGATCGACAGCGCGGCGCTGGCCGTGCCCACCAGCGACGGCGCGGTCAGCCCGATGGGTATCGCCCGCCCGGCGTATATTTCGCGGACCGGATGGGGCAATCCGCAGGGGGAGTACGCGCCGAATGCGCCGCCCGCCTACTATACCGCCAACCATCTGGTCGTTCACCACACCGCCGACTCCAACACGCTGGGGCCGAACGAGCCGAACTGGGCAACGCGCGTACGAGCGATCTGGTCGTTTCACACCTACAGCCGAGGCTGGGGCGACATCGGCTATAACTGGCTGATCGATCCCAACGGCGTGATCTATGCCGGACGCGCGGGATCGACCGATCTATCGCGTGATGCGGTCGGCTTCCACGATACGGCCAACTACGGCTCGATGGGCGTCTCGATGATCGGCACCTATACCACGGTCACGCCGACTACCGCCGCACAAAATAGTCTGGTCGATCTGCTCTCGTGGAAAGCCAGCCAGCGCAACATCGATCCGCTGGGGAGTAGCTGGTACTACGGCTGCTCGCGCTCCAACTACTGCGCGCCGTTCAACAGCGGCTCGGTCGTGCTGAACATTGCCGGGCATCGCCAGGTGACGCCGGGCCATACGACCTGCCCCGGCGATAAAGGCATGGAAGTGCTGACCTCGGTTCGCCAGCGGGTCTATCAGCGGCTCCACGGCGGCGGCAGCGATAACGGCGATGCGGTGATCGATGAGCTGGAAACCTCGTTTACGTCAGCCGGCTCATGGCACGATCGGTCGTGTGGCTACGCCGGGCATACCTACTGGACCTACGCCACCAACGGCAGCGAAGGCGTCGCCAGCACAAACTGGGGCGTGTGGCGTCCGAACTTACCGCACACCGGGCAGTACAAAGTCCTGGTGCATATTCCGCAGGGCTGCGCCATCGCGTCGCCGCCGTATGCCACCACCAACGCGCGCTACGAGGTGCGCTACGCAGGCGGTACGACGACCAAAGTAGTCGATCAGAATACGGCTCAGGAATGGGTCGAGCTTGGCGTCTTCCAGTTCGACGCGGGCACCGGCGGCAGCGTGAAGCTCACTGATCTGACCAGCGAGCCATTCAGCGCGCGCAAGGTTGTCTTCTTCGACGCGGTTCAGTGGGTTTATCAACCACCGCCGCCGCCGCAGGCCTCGGCGCAGCTTCTTTCGGCCACGGTTCGTACGACGAGCGTGGGCGTGGGCGAGGTTGTGCCGGTCGAGTTTACCGTCAAAAACACGGGCACCGTGACGCTCGAAACGCAGGGGCCGGACTCCGGCGCGACCGACGATATTGCTGGCGGCTGGGTCTATGATGAGGCCGAATGTTTCGCCGGTGGTAGCTCGTATCCGGCGTATCCCAAGGAGCCGAAGCGGCTGAGGCTGACGCTGGGCTTTGCCAGCGGCTCGCCAACGGTGCCGACCGATTGCAGCACCGGCGATGGCGGGTATCCCTGGCGCTGGGGCGTTGGCTGGCCGATCCAGCCGGGCGAGACACGCACGATCATAGGCTATGTACGATTCCGCACGCCGGGCACGTACACCTTCAAGGCGAACCTTGTCAACGAGTTCGTCAAGTACTACGGCTCGGACGGCAACGGCGCAGATCGGACGACGGCTGCGGTAACGGTGACACCTGAGCGCCGCGCGCCTGAGCCGATCCGCCTCGACAATGCTTACAAGTCACAGGCCAGCGTCTACCAGCTTATTCCCACGCCCGACAGTCTGCTGGCGCGCACGGTCAATCCGCTCTCGATCATCGAGGGCTCCTACATCGGAGCGTTTACCTGGGATGGCAGCGACCAAAACTGGGCCGGTGCTGGGCCGCTCGGCCAGACCGAGCGCTTTGTGGTGCGGCAGGTGCGCGCCTTCTACGTTCCGGCTTCGGGCACCTACAGGTTCCGCGTCACCAGCGATGATGGCGCGTGGCTGTGGGTCGATGGGCGCGAAGTCGTGCGCAACGAAGGATTGCATCCCACATCCTCCAAGGAAGGATCGGTCTATCTGGCGACTGGGCTGCACACGCTGGCGGTCAAATTCTTTGAAAACGCGGGCGAGGCATACGCTGGCTATAGCTGGCAGCCGCCCGGTGCCGCCGAATTTACCACCGTGCCAGCGCCGAGCGGCGCGATCTACGATGGCACGCGCTTCGGCGGCGGGCAGCAGCTTGTGCTGGCAGCGGATGACCTGGGCGGTAGCGGCATACGTACCATGCGCTACTGGATCGACGGCGGCGGCGAGCAGCAGAGCGCGTCGGGCCGTGTGCCGATCAGCCTTGGCGACGGCAGCCATACGATCGTGTACCAGGCCGAGGACAACAACGGCAATAGCGGCTATCAGCGAACCATGACGATGACGGTCGACGCGACGCCGCCGGATAGCGCGGTGGACACATCGGCGCGCAGCACCGGCATCGTCGAGGTGTACCTCAGCAGCAATGCCTCGGATCTGGCTCAATTCGAGCTACAGGTGCGAGATCGAACCGACGGCACAACGCGGCTGTACAAAACGGGGCAGCGGCAGATGCTCTTCTTTGGCATGAGCGGGCATACCTATGAGTTCCGCGTACGCGCCAGCGACGGCCTGAACTGGTCGGCGTTCCCCAGCAGCCCCCAGGCGACGGAGACAATCGCCGAGGCGAGCTATCCGATGATCTACACGCCGAGCATCTCGCGCTAG
- a CDS encoding DUF3048 domain-containing protein — translation MPQFFALRRLTLLSLLATGLAACGGAPAVPVAQIEPPRPAATTIPTAVPTATTEPTQTPTSAPTATVEPTATAEPTPTPDVSFVTGESIFARGAITRRPWMVMIDNHPDAYPQSGMNKAAMVFEGLAEYGITRFIALYTDGITPEVKEIGPVRSTRLYFAQWAMGFHPIYAHAGGSPDGVRLSETTDQFVNFEALNLPKYTWRDPQRIAPHNLYTSSDLLRAFAEAKNASAFDDPRVGYLFSTMPATNPPEVSRIKYFFLDQSFRAGFTYDVASNGYHRTMRGRAHIDRVTGQQLWTRNVVVMQVNEAARSGDAKRRIDQEVVGSGAARIFMAGKSIEATWRKESEAAPLRFYDAGGSEVVFNAGPIWVAAIPSMARLSFE, via the coding sequence ATGCCTCAGTTCTTTGCTCTTCGTCGTTTAACGTTGCTATCGCTCCTCGCGACCGGGCTTGCGGCCTGTGGCGGCGCTCCCGCCGTGCCGGTGGCGCAGATCGAGCCGCCCAGGCCCGCTGCTACGACGATCCCCACCGCAGTGCCGACCGCTACCACCGAGCCGACGCAGACGCCGACCAGCGCTCCTACCGCTACCGTCGAGCCCACGGCTACCGCCGAGCCGACGCCCACGCCCGATGTGAGCTTTGTCACCGGCGAGAGCATCTTTGCGCGCGGCGCGATTACCAGGCGGCCCTGGATGGTGATGATCGACAATCATCCCGACGCCTATCCTCAGTCGGGCATGAACAAAGCCGCGATGGTCTTTGAAGGGCTGGCCGAGTACGGAATTACGCGCTTTATCGCGCTTTACACCGATGGGATTACGCCGGAGGTGAAAGAGATCGGGCCGGTGCGCTCGACGCGGCTCTACTTTGCGCAGTGGGCGATGGGCTTCCATCCGATCTATGCCCATGCCGGCGGCAGCCCCGATGGCGTGCGTCTCTCCGAGACGACCGACCAGTTCGTCAACTTCGAGGCGCTGAATCTACCCAAGTATACCTGGCGCGATCCGCAGCGCATCGCGCCGCATAATCTGTACACCAGCTCGGACCTGCTGCGGGCCTTTGCCGAAGCGAAGAACGCGAGCGCCTTTGATGATCCCAGGGTTGGATATTTGTTCAGCACCATGCCAGCGACCAACCCTCCCGAAGTCAGCCGGATCAAATATTTCTTCCTCGATCAGTCGTTCCGCGCCGGTTTCACCTATGATGTCGCCTCGAATGGCTACCACCGCACCATGCGCGGTCGGGCGCACATCGATCGGGTGACGGGCCAGCAGCTCTGGACGCGCAACGTCGTGGTGATGCAGGTCAACGAGGCCGCGCGGTCGGGTGATGCCAAGCGCCGGATCGATCAGGAGGTCGTCGGCAGCGGCGCGGCGCGGATCTTCATGGCGGGCAAGAGCATCGAGGCGACGTGGCGCAAGGAGAGCGAGGCTGCTCCGCTCCGCTTCTACGATGCCGGCGGCAGCGAGGTGGTCTTCAACGCCGGTCCGATCTGGGTCGCGGCAATCCCGTCGATGGCTCGGCTCAGCTTCGAGTAA
- a CDS encoding DUF4129 domain-containing protein, translated as MPFQPLKLLLYLTAAALEVLLLHLGVTLLALAFQRTPSLSWPILFLACLIAAWTMLRFETAQDEPGGWVSRPTLVVCALTMAYAVKVQAGGGWSLLGGWGRLWPFGAGSPDTLSLFGLLMVSLWSWWRGMGLVDYDHARVLAVLQRGVLVLVLLTILVTPLSAVNLGAPPWGPRLAVEALIVVGLGLFGLSLARIVDEQEAGQVGGGWYWLRSSLLASVGVLLLGTLLLTLVSSTATEALRTVVAVIVGVFALVMAPLVWLIAQVWLWLKAQLQRSMAESGPSPSPSPSADLLPQTPSDLQIQIVQALQVALSLLLYLLPLVVLILLIMTMRRQRHSRRTADGVLHESLWSWQRLGADLLDLLQGLRLPPRTHGLRDALARLRPDDPAERIRRRYVELLLMGERAERSRQPQQTPLEYSPVLAPLVPSAADELQHLTDVYDRARYAPDTITAADVAAADAAWAAIQAQSPKENP; from the coding sequence ATGCCGTTTCAGCCTTTAAAACTGCTGCTGTACCTGACCGCCGCCGCGCTCGAAGTGCTGCTGCTGCATCTTGGCGTGACGCTGCTGGCGCTGGCGTTTCAGCGGACGCCGAGCCTGAGCTGGCCGATCTTGTTCCTGGCCTGCCTGATCGCGGCGTGGACCATGCTGCGCTTCGAGACGGCGCAGGACGAGCCGGGCGGCTGGGTCAGCAGGCCGACCCTGGTGGTCTGTGCGCTGACGATGGCGTACGCCGTCAAGGTGCAGGCGGGCGGCGGCTGGAGCTTGCTCGGCGGCTGGGGTAGGCTGTGGCCGTTCGGCGCGGGCAGCCCCGATACGCTCAGCCTGTTTGGGCTGCTGATGGTTTCGCTGTGGAGCTGGTGGCGCGGCATGGGCCTGGTCGATTACGATCATGCGCGTGTGCTGGCGGTGCTCCAGCGTGGCGTGCTGGTGCTGGTGCTCCTGACGATCCTGGTGACGCCGCTCTCTGCGGTCAACCTGGGCGCGCCGCCGTGGGGTCCGCGTCTTGCTGTCGAGGCGCTGATCGTCGTCGGCCTGGGGCTGTTCGGCCTGTCTCTGGCGCGGATCGTGGATGAGCAGGAGGCAGGGCAGGTCGGCGGCGGCTGGTACTGGCTGCGGTCGAGTCTCCTGGCCTCGGTTGGCGTGCTCCTGCTGGGGACGCTGCTGCTGACGCTCGTTTCCAGCACGGCTACGGAGGCGCTACGCACGGTAGTGGCGGTGATCGTCGGCGTTTTTGCGCTGGTGATGGCTCCGCTCGTCTGGCTGATCGCTCAGGTCTGGCTCTGGCTGAAGGCCCAGCTTCAGCGGTCGATGGCTGAGTCCGGCCCGTCGCCGTCGCCATCGCCCAGCGCCGATCTGTTGCCGCAAACGCCCTCCGATCTTCAGATCCAGATCGTGCAGGCGCTCCAGGTTGCGCTGAGCCTGCTGCTGTACCTGCTGCCGCTGGTCGTGCTGATCCTGTTGATCATGACGATGCGGCGGCAACGGCATTCGCGGCGCACCGCCGACGGCGTGCTGCACGAGTCGCTGTGGAGCTGGCAGCGGCTCGGCGCGGATCTGCTCGATCTGCTGCAAGGGCTGCGTCTGCCGCCGCGCACGCATGGGCTGCGCGATGCCCTGGCGCGGCTGCGGCCTGACGATCCGGCGGAGCGTATTCGACGGCGCTACGTGGAGCTGCTGCTGATGGGAGAGCGTGCAGAACGTTCGCGTCAGCCGCAGCAGACTCCGCTCGAATACTCGCCAGTGCTCGCGCCGCTGGTGCCGAGCGCCGCCGATGAGCTACAACATCTCACCGATGTCTATGACCGGGCGCGCTATGCGCCCGACACGATAACGGCGGCTGATGTCGCTGCCGCCGATGCTGCCTGGGCCGCGATCCAGGCTCAGTCGCCCAAGGAGAATCCTTAA